A window of Castanea sativa cultivar Marrone di Chiusa Pesio chromosome 1, ASM4071231v1 contains these coding sequences:
- the LOC142644422 gene encoding transcription factor MYB23-like isoform X1, protein MQLQNTSLSLSLKVLSVSFSLSIKVLSKFYFATRMESKNEHRKGPWTVEEDRILMDYIRVHGKGKWSRIAKTTDLKRCGKSCRLRWINYLSPGVKRGDFSEEEEDLIIRLHNLLGNRWSLIAGRVPGRTDNQVKNHWNTHLCKKLGIKKGKTKVGSSLQSPSKKMGNNPTNVSLEPNFEPPSKCNGETEAKTATKDDSQSMCRFASTQEATTENNSGLAISRFLCHIDWSQSWKILSFLLKTMRKREILRDI, encoded by the exons ATGCAACTCCaaaacacctctctctctctctctcttaaagttctctctgtttctttctctctctctatcaaagTTCTCTCAAAGTTCTACTTTGCAACGAGAATGGAATCTAAGAATGAACACAGAAAAGGGCCTTGGACAGTGGAGGAAGACAGAATCTTAATGGATTACATAAGGGTGCATGGAAAAGGGAAGTGGAGCCGCATAGCTAAAACgacag ATTTGAAGAGGTGTGGCAAAAGTTGCAGATTAAGGTGGATTAACTATCTAAGTCCTGGTGTAAAGCGAGGTGATTTCtctgaggaagaagaagacctCATCATTCGGCTTCACAACCTCCTTGGAAACag GTGGTCTTTGATTGCTGGTCGGGTACCTGGGAGGACTGACAATCAAGTTAAGAACCATTGGAACACTCATTTGTGCAAGAAGCTTGGGATCAAGAAAGGAAAAACCAAAGTTGGTTCTTCTTTACAGTCACCTTCTAAAAAAATGGGAAACAATCCTACTAATGTTTCCTTGGAACCTAATTTTGAGCCACCTTCTAAATGTAATGGTGAAACTGAAGCCAAAACTGCAACTAAAGATGACTCTCAAAGCATGTGTAGATTTGCAAGCACACAAGAAGCCACGACAGAAAATAACT cTGGACTAGCTATATCACGTTTCCTTTGCCACATTGATTGGTCACAAAGCTGGaagattctttcttttttgttaaagaCAATGAGAAAGCGAGAAATTTTGAGAGATATATGA
- the LOC142644422 gene encoding transcription factor WER-like isoform X2 — MQLQNTSLSLSLKVLSVSFSLSIKVLSKFYFATRMESKNEHRKGPWTVEEDRILMDYIRVHGKGKWSRIAKTTDLKRCGKSCRLRWINYLSPGVKRGDFSEEEEDLIIRLHNLLGNRWSLIAGRVPGRTDNQVKNHWNTHLCKKLGIKKGKTKVGSSLQSPSKKMGNNPTNVSLEPNFEPPSKCNGETEAKTATKDDSQSMCRFASTQEATTENNCEI; from the exons ATGCAACTCCaaaacacctctctctctctctctcttaaagttctctctgtttctttctctctctctatcaaagTTCTCTCAAAGTTCTACTTTGCAACGAGAATGGAATCTAAGAATGAACACAGAAAAGGGCCTTGGACAGTGGAGGAAGACAGAATCTTAATGGATTACATAAGGGTGCATGGAAAAGGGAAGTGGAGCCGCATAGCTAAAACgacag ATTTGAAGAGGTGTGGCAAAAGTTGCAGATTAAGGTGGATTAACTATCTAAGTCCTGGTGTAAAGCGAGGTGATTTCtctgaggaagaagaagacctCATCATTCGGCTTCACAACCTCCTTGGAAACag GTGGTCTTTGATTGCTGGTCGGGTACCTGGGAGGACTGACAATCAAGTTAAGAACCATTGGAACACTCATTTGTGCAAGAAGCTTGGGATCAAGAAAGGAAAAACCAAAGTTGGTTCTTCTTTACAGTCACCTTCTAAAAAAATGGGAAACAATCCTACTAATGTTTCCTTGGAACCTAATTTTGAGCCACCTTCTAAATGTAATGGTGAAACTGAAGCCAAAACTGCAACTAAAGATGACTCTCAAAGCATGTGTAGATTTGCAAGCACACAAGAAGCCACGACAGAAAATAACT GTGAAATATAG